The following coding sequences are from one uncultured Desulfobacter sp. window:
- a CDS encoding FAD-dependent oxidoreductase, which produces MSDYIFIAGKRDEKRLSSRILEETIHQHVKRGNRKLEIQAFGQHGIGGRLWESAPDRMDIRIIGHSGQRTGSLGTPNTRVEIMGPASDDIGWLNAGAEIIVHGSASNGAMNGAAQGKVFIGGSIGARGMTMTKRNPRFEPPELWVLGSAGDYFGEFMAGGIAVICGLNAANPEQMLGYRPLVGMVGGKVFVRGEAKTYCDKDAKEVELDDQEWEWLLQGLKTFLKKIKQPKLIDKLAVRQEWRLFESKTPQEKADGPDQRSMSWFREQVWDMELGRGGLIGDLQEMEKGTVPVITKGEYRRYIPVWEQGKYISPCQASCPTGIPVQQRWAMVRTDNIDEAISMGLEYSPFPATVCGHLCPSPCMASCTRNMSYMTPINVRLLGQAAQDLKPPKPAKKTQKKVAVIGGGPGGISAAWQLTMKGHTATVFEAGQTIGGKISAVIPESRIPADTLNAEMDRIKSYIKDIRFGEAIDAEKFAEIKNSHDYVVVAAGAKKPRSLPVKGVERAVFANDFLEQAKAEKIKPGKKVVIIGAGNVGCDVATEAHRLGAVDITLIDVQKPAAFGKEREDAEACGAQFRWPVFTKEINAKGVLLEDGETLEANTVVISIGDVPDLSFLGEGIELDRGFVKVDDAGRSSDEKIFAIGDAVGPGLITDAIGAGRRTATVIDQLLHGQVPDMAGLTLAPMIDTQRVSLTYYNPRQDADNLEECGQDCASCGNCRDCGICVSVCPEGAISRLEKDAGFEYVVDESKCIGCGFCKGACPCGIWELIPNTPLM; this is translated from the coding sequence TACAGGCTCCCTGGGTACGCCCAATACGAGAGTAGAGATCATGGGGCCGGCCTCTGATGATATCGGCTGGCTCAATGCCGGTGCTGAAATCATCGTGCATGGATCTGCCTCCAACGGCGCCATGAACGGCGCAGCCCAGGGCAAGGTTTTCATTGGCGGCTCCATTGGTGCCCGGGGCATGACCATGACCAAGCGAAATCCCAGATTTGAGCCGCCTGAATTGTGGGTCCTGGGATCAGCCGGGGATTACTTTGGCGAGTTCATGGCAGGCGGCATTGCCGTGATCTGTGGTTTAAACGCCGCCAATCCGGAACAGATGCTGGGCTATAGACCCCTGGTGGGCATGGTGGGCGGCAAGGTTTTTGTTCGTGGTGAAGCAAAAACGTATTGCGACAAAGATGCCAAGGAAGTGGAACTGGATGATCAGGAATGGGAATGGCTGCTCCAAGGTCTTAAAACCTTTTTGAAGAAAATTAAACAGCCGAAACTGATCGATAAATTGGCTGTGCGACAAGAGTGGCGGCTGTTTGAATCCAAAACGCCCCAGGAAAAGGCCGACGGGCCGGATCAAAGATCCATGTCATGGTTCCGGGAGCAGGTCTGGGATATGGAGCTTGGCCGCGGTGGTTTGATCGGAGATCTCCAGGAGATGGAAAAAGGAACTGTGCCGGTTATTACCAAGGGTGAGTACAGAAGATATATTCCTGTCTGGGAACAGGGGAAGTATATTTCGCCCTGCCAGGCCTCCTGCCCCACTGGAATCCCGGTCCAGCAGCGCTGGGCCATGGTCCGGACCGATAATATTGATGAGGCCATCTCCATGGGCCTTGAGTATTCCCCGTTTCCGGCGACTGTGTGCGGTCACTTGTGTCCAAGTCCGTGTATGGCGTCCTGCACCCGGAACATGTCCTATATGACGCCCATTAATGTTCGGCTTCTGGGCCAGGCGGCACAAGATCTCAAACCGCCCAAGCCGGCCAAAAAAACCCAGAAGAAAGTGGCTGTCATCGGTGGCGGGCCCGGTGGTATCTCTGCGGCGTGGCAGCTGACCATGAAAGGTCACACCGCTACGGTATTTGAAGCCGGACAGACCATCGGTGGAAAAATTTCCGCTGTGATCCCCGAATCCCGAATTCCTGCAGATACCCTGAATGCGGAAATGGACCGGATCAAGTCATATATAAAGGATATAAGATTCGGCGAGGCGATCGACGCAGAGAAATTCGCCGAAATAAAAAACAGCCATGATTATGTTGTCGTGGCGGCCGGGGCCAAGAAGCCCAGATCCCTTCCGGTCAAGGGGGTCGAGCGGGCTGTGTTTGCCAATGATTTTCTTGAACAGGCCAAGGCAGAGAAGATAAAGCCGGGCAAAAAGGTCGTGATTATCGGTGCCGGTAATGTGGGCTGTGATGTGGCCACCGAAGCCCATCGGCTGGGCGCGGTTGATATCACCCTGATTGACGTCCAGAAACCGGCGGCCTTCGGCAAGGAAAGAGAAGATGCCGAAGCATGCGGTGCCCAATTCCGTTGGCCGGTATTTACCAAAGAGATTAATGCCAAGGGTGTTCTGCTTGAAGATGGTGAAACCCTGGAGGCCAATACGGTGGTGATTTCCATTGGCGACGTCCCTGATCTTTCATTCCTTGGTGAGGGCATTGAGCTTGACAGGGGCTTTGTCAAGGTTGACGACGCGGGCCGCTCTTCGGATGAAAAGATTTTTGCCATCGGGGATGCCGTGGGGCCGGGGCTTATCACCGATGCCATCGGGGCCGGCAGAAGAACCGCCACCGTCATTGATCAACTCCTTCATGGTCAGGTACCGGATATGGCGGGACTTACCCTTGCGCCGATGATTGACACCCAGCGGGTCAGTCTGACCTATTATAATCCCAGGCAGGATGCCGATAATCTGGAGGAGTGCGGTCAGGACTGTGCCTCCTGCGGCAATTGCAGGGATTGCGGCATCTGCGTGTCCGTCTGTCCTGAAGGTGCCATCAGTCGCCTGGAAAAGGACGCCGGTTTTGAATATGTGGTGGATGAATCCAAATGTATTGGATGCGGATTCTGCAAAGGGGCCTGCCCCTGCGGTATCTGGGAATTGATTCCCAATACGCCTTTGATGTAG
- a CDS encoding Lrp/AsnC ligand binding domain-containing protein, with translation MIQFIKKLFGTAKAGTASDHVSSFNEDQAKEEDVQFIDHGVQTIPVEKITGSVGKYFDFDSKFRPKQHVSSARFNDIKKIMRQGDRLPVVNLYQIRNDYYVLDGNHRVAAAKALGQTEIRAKVVELLSGIKTIENMIYVERKGFHERTGLKEEIELTEVGKYNLLEKQIKAHQSFLTDRSGDHCDLPKAARDWFNTIYKPLLEIIESADLLQYFPERTIGDLYTYITYHHWTQSPERRYGIGISRVIPKTMEAFRTAMLERESPGYPEMKRTITAFVFINVGMAPNDEILNTLYALDEIQEVHAVHGNIDILVKMILKRDFLASDAETIAEFVDENIRRIKGITRTQTVIPGVSKVKDYLRI, from the coding sequence ATGATACAATTTATCAAAAAATTATTCGGCACGGCCAAGGCCGGCACCGCCTCGGATCATGTATCTTCTTTCAATGAAGACCAGGCCAAGGAGGAAGATGTCCAGTTCATTGACCATGGTGTTCAGACCATACCCGTTGAAAAAATCACAGGCAGTGTGGGCAAATATTTCGACTTTGATTCCAAATTCAGACCCAAACAACACGTATCCTCAGCACGGTTCAACGATATAAAAAAAATCATGCGCCAGGGCGACAGGCTACCCGTGGTTAATTTATATCAAATCCGCAATGACTATTATGTCCTGGACGGCAATCACCGCGTTGCGGCGGCAAAGGCCCTTGGGCAAACTGAAATCCGAGCCAAAGTGGTGGAGCTTTTATCCGGCATTAAAACCATTGAAAACATGATCTATGTTGAACGAAAGGGCTTCCACGAAAGAACCGGGTTGAAAGAAGAGATCGAACTGACGGAGGTCGGCAAATACAACCTTTTGGAAAAACAGATTAAAGCGCACCAAAGTTTTCTGACTGACCGGTCCGGGGATCATTGCGACCTGCCCAAGGCGGCCCGGGACTGGTTCAACACCATTTACAAACCATTACTTGAAATCATTGAAAGCGCCGACCTGTTACAGTATTTTCCGGAAAGGACCATCGGCGATCTTTATACCTACATCACGTATCACCACTGGACCCAGAGTCCGGAGAGGCGTTACGGCATCGGCATCAGCCGAGTCATCCCCAAAACCATGGAAGCGTTTAGGACGGCCATGCTTGAAAGGGAATCTCCAGGATACCCTGAAATGAAGCGGACGATTACCGCCTTTGTCTTCATCAATGTGGGCATGGCACCCAACGATGAAATACTCAACACCCTGTATGCCCTGGATGAAATCCAGGAGGTACACGCCGTCCACGGGAACATTGATATTCTGGTAAAAATGATTTTAAAAAGGGATTTCCTGGCTTCGGATGCGGAGACCATTGCGGAATTCGTGGATGAAAATATCCGCCGGATTAAAGGGATCACCCGAACCCAGACCGTTATTCCGGGGGTATCAAAGGTAAAAGATTACCTTCGGATATAA
- a CDS encoding metallophosphoesterase, which yields MTGQDESKYDYTSVKPFKEIAPMAQAISLGTRHRLRLLLVSDFTDQSLINNIENKTLPPIDLTISCGDMTPEYLRFIRNRLDAPLYYVKGNHDIRYSPGTLLGCKNIHGRVITVGGLKIMGLEGSMWYNGGPNQYTETAMKKQIFRMGFTLWRKKPIHMVITHAPPLGIHDKEDLCHKGFDAFNRLIARLRPDFFIHGHIHQAYDRFEDRVTLSGSTKVINTCGHTIIEI from the coding sequence TTGACGGGTCAAGACGAATCCAAGTATGATTACACCAGCGTTAAACCCTTTAAAGAGATAGCCCCCATGGCCCAAGCAATTTCCCTGGGTACCAGGCACAGGCTAAGACTGCTGCTGGTATCCGACTTTACAGATCAGTCGTTGATCAACAACATTGAAAATAAAACCCTGCCGCCCATTGACCTGACCATCTCCTGTGGCGATATGACCCCGGAATATTTAAGGTTTATAAGAAACCGCCTGGACGCACCGCTGTATTATGTTAAAGGCAACCATGATATCCGGTACAGCCCAGGCACCTTGCTGGGATGCAAAAACATTCACGGCCGGGTAATCACTGTCGGCGGCTTAAAAATCATGGGGCTGGAGGGGTCCATGTGGTATAATGGCGGTCCCAATCAATATACGGAAACCGCCATGAAAAAACAGATTTTCAGGATGGGGTTTACTCTCTGGCGTAAAAAACCGATCCACATGGTCATCACCCATGCGCCGCCCCTGGGAATCCATGACAAAGAGGACTTGTGCCACAAAGGCTTTGACGCTTTTAACCGGCTCATCGCCCGGCTTCGCCCGGACTTTTTCATCCACGGGCATATCCACCAGGCCTATGACCGGTTCGAGGACCGGGTGACCCTCTCGGGATCAACAAAAGTGATCAACACATGCGGACACACAATCATTGAAATATAA
- a CDS encoding Nif11-like leader peptide family natural product precursor: protein MPKRTISKNTGTLFALISSSFNPTNKWRIKMSQENVLAFLDKGADDRKFRVKYDNCFSEEKFCDMAKEDGFEFSVEDLLAVLKMNGDSFDSYGNPPKKGIWV from the coding sequence TTGCCAAAGCGAACCATCTCTAAAAATACTGGAACACTCTTTGCATTAATTTCATCATCATTTAACCCAACCAATAAATGGAGAATTAAAATGTCACAAGAAAACGTTCTGGCTTTTTTAGACAAAGGTGCCGATGACCGCAAATTCCGCGTAAAGTACGACAACTGTTTTTCAGAAGAAAAATTTTGCGACATGGCAAAAGAAGATGGTTTTGAATTCAGTGTGGAAGACCTGCTGGCGGTATTAAAGATGAATGGGGACTCGTTCGATTCATATGGTAATCCGCCAAAGAAAGGCATTTGGGTATAA
- the modA gene encoding molybdate ABC transporter substrate-binding protein, with translation MGKRFGINVFVVFVVALFGMQAQAGQIRVSAAKSMSNLCNNLIVQFQEQHPDINIVPNFASSGALAKQIEQGAPADIYVSANPKWMTHLIEKGKILTDTKKVFAHNALVFVGKTSTDARSMVDLTKLTRVALGSPGSVPAGQYAKQAMGKAGIYDAMLKKGQLIMAKDVRQALIYADRGETDGAFVYKTDAMLAISAKLLFEVPLELYNRVTYPVAMTKKSTGNADAKLFYDYIVSDAVHPEMTRLGFTLPE, from the coding sequence ATGGGGAAAAGATTTGGAATAAACGTTTTTGTTGTTTTTGTGGTGGCGCTGTTTGGTATGCAGGCCCAGGCCGGGCAGATTCGTGTGTCGGCGGCCAAGAGTATGAGCAATTTGTGTAATAATTTGATCGTACAGTTCCAGGAACAGCATCCTGATATAAACATTGTACCTAATTTTGCATCATCCGGGGCCTTGGCAAAGCAGATCGAACAGGGGGCACCTGCCGACATTTATGTGTCTGCCAATCCCAAGTGGATGACCCATTTGATTGAAAAGGGTAAAATTCTGACGGATACCAAAAAAGTATTTGCCCACAATGCCTTGGTTTTTGTGGGTAAAACAAGTACGGATGCCCGGTCCATGGTTGATTTGACCAAACTGACGCGGGTGGCTCTGGGCAGCCCCGGCAGTGTGCCGGCCGGTCAGTATGCAAAGCAGGCCATGGGTAAGGCGGGTATATATGATGCCATGCTCAAAAAAGGACAGCTGATCATGGCAAAGGATGTCCGCCAGGCACTGATCTATGCCGATCGGGGGGAGACCGACGGTGCCTTTGTGTATAAGACGGATGCCATGCTTGCCATCAGTGCCAAGCTTTTGTTTGAAGTCCCCCTTGAACTTTACAACCGGGTGACCTATCCTGTGGCAATGACAAAGAAGAGCACCGGCAATGCCGATGCCAAACTGTTCTACGATTATATTGTTTCTGATGCGGTCCACCCGGAGATGACCCGCCTTGGTTTTACACTGCCCGAATAA
- the modB gene encoding molybdate ABC transporter permease subunit has product MLTLSPQDISAIGLSLKVACSATLISTPFGIACAYFLAFGKTRGKALVEGLISLPLVLPPVVVGYLLLLSFGSNGFIGKFLNLWGIQVVFSLTGAVIASAVVGFPLMVRSIRIGMEAVDQSYISVSRTLGAGWWDSFFTIVLPLSGRAVFAGMSLMFARNLGEFGATVILAGNIPGVTQTIPLAIYEYTAVPGGDRMALTLCLVSISLSFVILLVSEGINRKFKRG; this is encoded by the coding sequence ATGTTGACACTTTCCCCCCAGGATATTTCCGCCATAGGTCTCTCTTTAAAGGTTGCCTGCTCGGCCACCTTGATATCCACCCCCTTCGGCATTGCTTGCGCCTACTTTCTTGCCTTTGGCAAAACCCGGGGAAAGGCTCTGGTGGAGGGGCTTATCAGTCTGCCGTTGGTGTTGCCTCCGGTTGTGGTCGGTTATCTGTTGCTGCTCTCTTTTGGCTCCAACGGTTTCATCGGCAAATTTTTGAATCTTTGGGGTATCCAGGTGGTCTTCTCACTCACCGGTGCAGTGATCGCCTCGGCTGTTGTTGGATTTCCCTTGATGGTGCGTTCCATCCGCATTGGTATGGAGGCGGTGGATCAATCCTATATTTCAGTGTCCCGGACCCTTGGTGCGGGCTGGTGGGACAGTTTTTTTACCATTGTTCTGCCACTGAGTGGCCGTGCTGTTTTTGCCGGGATGTCGTTGATGTTTGCCAGGAACCTCGGCGAGTTCGGTGCAACCGTTATCCTTGCGGGCAATATCCCGGGGGTGACCCAGACCATTCCCCTGGCAATCTATGAATACACCGCTGTGCCGGGTGGCGACCGGATGGCGTTGACACTGTGTCTGGTCTCCATCTCCCTCTCTTTTGTTATCCTTCTGGTCAGCGAGGGTATTAACCGTAAGTTCAAGAGAGGGTAG
- the modC gene encoding molybdenum ABC transporter ATP-binding protein yields MQLNVQLKKSFRGFALDVAFSLSSPRTGIFGPSGSGKSTIMNLLSGLELPDSGFIQLGDTVLFDAKKKINLKPDQRNVGVVFQHAHLFPHMSVKRNIFYGYKRVKSKNRQIDPDGLFKVLGVTQLLSRNVSTLSGGERQRIALARTVLSNPRLILMDEPLSALDEGHKFQIIPYLKKVFNKYGIPMIFISHSVLEMRMMTDEVLVIEKGRIQQHSAAEELVKKSWGSGLESYVNLIHLGSSSPCKDLFCYNWGDNLLILTEPAEGQENLFELDSRDILLFKRHPEATSARNLLQCTVQDVYSCGNRARVELVCGDEHLIAQIVPESVNELGIEPGAVVVAAIKASAFKKIF; encoded by the coding sequence GTGCAGTTAAATGTTCAGTTGAAAAAAAGTTTCAGGGGCTTCGCCCTTGATGTCGCCTTCAGCCTCTCCTCACCAAGGACAGGGATCTTTGGTCCGTCGGGAAGCGGTAAATCAACCATTATGAATCTGCTGTCCGGTCTGGAACTGCCGGACAGCGGATTTATTCAATTGGGGGATACCGTTCTGTTTGATGCAAAGAAAAAAATTAATTTAAAGCCGGATCAACGCAATGTGGGGGTTGTGTTCCAGCATGCCCATCTATTCCCCCATATGAGTGTGAAAAGAAATATTTTTTATGGATATAAACGGGTAAAATCCAAAAATAGACAGATTGATCCCGACGGTCTTTTTAAGGTTCTAGGTGTTACCCAACTCTTGTCCCGGAATGTTTCCACGCTGTCCGGCGGGGAGCGGCAGCGTATCGCTCTGGCAAGGACGGTTTTGTCCAATCCCCGGCTTATTCTTATGGATGAGCCCCTGTCGGCGTTGGACGAGGGGCATAAGTTCCAGATTATTCCATATTTAAAAAAAGTATTTAATAAGTACGGCATTCCCATGATTTTTATCAGCCATTCGGTGCTGGAGATGCGGATGATGACCGATGAGGTGCTGGTAATCGAGAAGGGGCGTATCCAACAACACAGTGCGGCCGAGGAGCTGGTAAAAAAATCATGGGGCAGCGGGCTTGAAAGCTATGTGAACTTGATACATCTGGGGTCGTCATCACCCTGTAAAGATCTGTTTTGTTACAATTGGGGAGACAATCTGTTGATTCTAACTGAGCCGGCAGAAGGTCAGGAAAATCTTTTTGAGCTTGATTCCCGGGATATTCTGCTTTTCAAACGGCATCCCGAAGCCACAAGTGCCAGAAACCTTTTGCAATGCACCGTTCAAGATGTTTACAGCTGCGGAAATCGTGCGCGTGTGGAGCTGGTCTGCGGTGACGAGCACCTGATTGCCCAGATTGTTCCCGAATCGGTAAACGAACTGGGTATTGAACCCGGTGCCGTGGTGGTGGCGGCAATCAAGGCCTCGGCGTTCAAGAAAATATTCTGA
- a CDS encoding GNAT family N-acetyltransferase, whose product MGIIIKDALPVDVDQILPLLAQRFDCDVRDQTRGLRLMLDGCGKHRTVKLAWVDDAVVGICTAQARISMVHGNINAVVEDLVVDHEHKDNEVAALLLSAIEEWAENKGIKSISMLVDKNDQGGIDFYTQQAWETTSLVCLVKPLD is encoded by the coding sequence ATGGGTATTATTATTAAGGATGCGCTCCCGGTTGATGTTGATCAGATATTGCCCCTGCTTGCCCAGCGGTTTGATTGTGATGTTCGGGATCAAACCCGGGGATTGCGGTTGATGCTGGACGGATGCGGAAAGCACAGAACCGTTAAGCTGGCCTGGGTGGATGACGCGGTTGTTGGGATCTGTACGGCCCAGGCCCGGATTTCAATGGTGCATGGTAATATCAATGCCGTGGTGGAAGACCTGGTTGTGGATCATGAGCACAAAGACAACGAGGTTGCTGCGCTTTTGTTATCTGCCATTGAAGAATGGGCCGAGAATAAAGGTATAAAATCTATTTCCATGCTTGTGGATAAAAATGATCAGGGGGGGATTGATTTTTATACCCAACAGGCCTGGGAAACTACTTCGTTGGTCTGTCTGGTTAAACCTCTGGATTGA
- the nifH gene encoding nitrogenase iron protein encodes MRKVAIYGKGGIGKSTTTQNTVAGLVEAGKKIMIVGCDPKSDSTRLMLNGLAQKTVLDTLREEGEDVELEDVRKEGYGGVLCTESGGPEPGVGCAGRGIITSINLLEQLGAYDEEQNLDYVFYDVLGDVVCGGFAMPIREGKAQEIYIVVSGEMMAMYAANNICKGIVKFAQSGGVRLGGLICNSRMVDNEEEMILQLAKKLGTQMLHFVPRHNMVQQAEINRKTVIDFAPEHPQADEYRALSKKMDENEMFVIPTPLEIEELESLLIEYGIAS; translated from the coding sequence ATGAGAAAAGTAGCTATCTACGGAAAAGGCGGCATCGGCAAATCCACTACAACCCAGAACACAGTTGCAGGACTGGTGGAAGCAGGCAAAAAAATCATGATCGTGGGCTGCGATCCCAAATCTGACTCCACACGTCTCATGCTCAACGGCCTGGCCCAGAAGACCGTTCTGGATACCCTGAGAGAAGAGGGCGAAGACGTTGAACTTGAAGACGTAAGAAAAGAAGGTTACGGCGGCGTTCTTTGTACAGAGTCCGGCGGACCCGAACCCGGTGTTGGTTGTGCAGGACGCGGTATCATCACCTCCATCAACCTGCTCGAACAGCTGGGTGCCTATGACGAAGAGCAGAACCTGGACTATGTATTCTATGATGTTCTCGGCGACGTTGTCTGCGGCGGTTTTGCAATGCCCATCCGTGAAGGTAAAGCCCAGGAGATCTACATTGTCGTATCCGGCGAGATGATGGCCATGTACGCAGCCAACAACATCTGTAAAGGTATCGTAAAATTTGCCCAGTCCGGCGGCGTTCGCCTCGGCGGCCTGATCTGCAACTCCCGTATGGTTGACAACGAGGAAGAGATGATCCTGCAGCTGGCCAAAAAACTGGGTACCCAGATGCTCCACTTTGTCCCCCGGCATAACATGGTTCAGCAGGCCGAGATCAACAGAAAAACCGTAATTGATTTTGCGCCCGAACACCCCCAGGCAGACGAATACCGTGCACTGTCCAAAAAAATGGATGAAAACGAAATGTTCGTTATTCCCACGCCGCTGGAAATCGAAGAGCTCGAAAGTCTGCTCATTGAATACGGCATCGCTTCATAA
- the nifD gene encoding nitrogenase molybdenum-iron protein alpha chain, with the protein MTGERNTTVNPEDVKKEILAKYPPKVARKRGKQITPVSSEEEKGSLSVGANVRTVPGIITQRGCCYAGCKGVIMGPTRDIINLTHGPIGCGFYSWLTRRNQTRPPSEEAENFMTYCFSTDMQDEDIVFGGEKKLKAAIQEAYDIFKPKAISIFSTCPVGLIGDDIHAVAREMKAKLGINIFGFSCEGYKGVSQSAGHHIANNAIFTHVVGLDDTISDAKFKINLLGEYNIGGDAFIIDDLLEKCGISVVSTFSGNSTVDQFANCHTADLNAVMCHRSINYVADMLEIKYGIPWIKVSFLGPKSTASSLRKIAAYFEDQDLIDLVEKVIAEEMGPVEAKIAEIKPRCEGKTAMMFVGGSRAHHYQELFRDLGMEVLSAGYEFAHRDDYEGRHVIPDIKIDADSRNIEELEIEPDETRYNPRKTEEQMKALEAKGFPFKEYEGMVPDMVEGSLIVDDISQHETETLIEMYKPDIFCAGIKEKYAVQKNGIPMKQLHSYDSGGPYAVFQGAINFYEEIDRMLNANIWDYLKAPWQEA; encoded by the coding sequence ATGACAGGCGAACGAAACACTACCGTTAACCCGGAAGATGTAAAAAAAGAAATACTGGCCAAGTATCCGCCTAAGGTGGCCCGGAAACGCGGCAAACAGATCACACCGGTTTCCAGCGAAGAAGAAAAAGGCAGCCTCTCGGTAGGTGCCAACGTCAGGACCGTTCCGGGCATCATCACCCAGAGAGGGTGCTGCTACGCAGGTTGCAAGGGCGTTATCATGGGCCCGACCCGGGACATCATCAACCTGACCCACGGACCCATCGGGTGCGGATTTTACTCCTGGCTGACCCGTCGTAACCAGACCCGGCCGCCATCAGAAGAAGCAGAGAACTTCATGACCTACTGCTTTTCCACGGATATGCAGGACGAAGACATTGTTTTCGGCGGAGAAAAGAAGCTCAAGGCCGCCATCCAGGAAGCCTATGACATTTTCAAACCCAAGGCCATCTCCATCTTCTCCACCTGTCCGGTGGGCCTGATCGGTGACGATATCCACGCGGTTGCCAGGGAGATGAAGGCAAAGCTGGGCATCAATATATTCGGTTTCTCCTGTGAAGGATATAAGGGTGTCAGCCAGTCTGCCGGCCATCATATTGCCAACAACGCCATTTTTACCCATGTTGTGGGTCTGGACGACACCATCTCCGATGCCAAATTCAAGATCAACCTTCTGGGCGAGTACAACATCGGCGGCGACGCATTCATCATTGACGACCTGCTGGAAAAATGCGGCATCAGCGTGGTGTCCACCTTCTCCGGCAACTCCACCGTTGACCAGTTTGCCAACTGCCACACCGCAGACCTCAACGCCGTTATGTGCCACAGATCCATCAATTACGTGGCCGACATGCTCGAGATCAAATACGGTATCCCCTGGATCAAGGTCAGCTTCCTTGGCCCCAAATCCACGGCCAGCAGTCTGCGCAAAATAGCCGCCTATTTTGAAGACCAGGACCTCATCGATCTCGTAGAAAAGGTAATTGCCGAAGAGATGGGACCGGTTGAAGCCAAGATCGCAGAGATCAAACCGCGTTGCGAAGGCAAAACCGCCATGATGTTTGTTGGCGGTTCCCGCGCCCATCACTACCAGGAACTGTTCAGGGATCTGGGCATGGAAGTGCTCTCCGCCGGTTACGAGTTCGCCCACAGGGATGACTACGAAGGACGCCACGTCATTCCGGACATCAAGATCGATGCCGACTCCAGAAACATCGAGGAGCTGGAGATCGAGCCCGATGAGACCCGGTACAACCCCAGAAAGACCGAAGAGCAGATGAAAGCCCTGGAAGCCAAGGGATTCCCGTTCAAAGAGTATGAAGGCATGGTGCCTGACATGGTTGAAGGCTCCCTGATTGTCGACGACATCAGCCAGCACGAAACAGAAACCCTGATCGAAATGTACAAACCCGATATCTTCTGTGCCGGTATCAAGGAGAAGTACGCAGTCCAGAAAAACGGTATCCCCATGAAGCAGCTCCACTCCTATGATTCAGGCGGACCCTATGCGGTATTCCAAGGTGCAATCAACTTTTATGAAGAGATTGACCGCATGCTCAACGCCAACATCTGGGACTACCTGAAAGCCCCGTGGCAGGAAGCGTAG